In one window of Acidimicrobiia bacterium DNA:
- a CDS encoding TIGR03560 family F420-dependent LLM class oxidoreductase yields the protein MSTDIVLPSPCLVVLVGASGSGKSTWAAAHFRAEQIVSSDALRGVVGAGTDDLTASDDAFALLEQIVDARVRRGLTTVVDTLGLDPKRRAAWRELAHHHGVAAVAVAFTATIAECRARNRSAGKAVPERVLSQQVRQRRDQHDAIAAEGFDVFIEPAAVRTAPRAVAASAPLATRQAEQPVGLRFGLQIPAYTWPGGSGEIRDRLRDIAQAAERAGFSSIWVMDHFRQIPMFGAAWMDMLESWTTLAYLAALTERVQLGTLVTGVTYRNVAHLGKIVATLDVLSGGRAACGLGASWFEAEHLAYGWPFPPLAERYARLEDALQLLPLLWGKGTPEFQGRTFAVPEALCYPRPLQEHLPILVGGNGERRTLRLAAQYADACNIIGGVDTVARKVAVLHSHCDAVGRARETVAVTQLSTTLVGRDTHALAASVEQLRPRRISAERYAATTNAGTVSDQIGRFRALADAGVQTAIVSFPDLGTGAPIECFADVIAAFAQRGSGAPAKRAGSTVM from the coding sequence GTGAGCACCGACATCGTCCTGCCCTCGCCGTGTCTCGTCGTGCTCGTCGGTGCGTCGGGATCGGGCAAGAGCACCTGGGCGGCCGCGCACTTCCGCGCCGAGCAGATCGTGTCGAGCGACGCGCTGCGCGGTGTCGTCGGTGCGGGCACCGACGATCTCACGGCGAGCGACGACGCGTTCGCCTTGCTCGAGCAGATCGTCGACGCGCGCGTCCGGCGCGGCCTCACGACGGTCGTCGACACGCTCGGTCTCGACCCGAAGCGGCGCGCCGCGTGGCGCGAGCTCGCACACCACCACGGCGTCGCAGCCGTCGCCGTTGCGTTCACCGCGACGATCGCCGAATGCCGGGCGCGCAATCGCAGCGCCGGCAAGGCCGTGCCCGAGCGCGTCCTGTCGCAGCAGGTGCGTCAGCGACGCGACCAGCACGACGCGATCGCGGCCGAAGGCTTCGACGTGTTCATCGAGCCCGCCGCGGTGCGCACGGCACCGCGCGCGGTCGCGGCGAGTGCACCGCTGGCGACGCGTCAGGCCGAGCAACCCGTCGGCTTGCGGTTCGGTCTCCAGATCCCCGCGTACACGTGGCCCGGCGGCTCCGGTGAGATCCGCGATCGACTGCGCGACATCGCGCAGGCCGCCGAACGCGCCGGCTTCTCGAGCATCTGGGTCATGGACCACTTCCGGCAGATCCCGATGTTCGGCGCCGCGTGGATGGACATGCTCGAGAGCTGGACGACGCTCGCGTACCTCGCCGCGCTCACCGAGCGGGTGCAGCTCGGCACGCTCGTGACCGGCGTGACGTACCGCAACGTCGCCCACCTCGGGAAGATCGTCGCGACCCTCGACGTCCTCTCCGGCGGGCGCGCCGCGTGCGGGCTCGGCGCCAGCTGGTTCGAAGCCGAGCACCTCGCCTACGGCTGGCCGTTCCCGCCGCTCGCCGAGCGCTACGCGCGCCTCGAGGACGCGCTGCAATTGCTCCCGCTGCTGTGGGGCAAGGGCACGCCCGAGTTCCAGGGGCGCACGTTCGCCGTGCCCGAAGCGCTCTGTTATCCGCGCCCCTTGCAGGAGCACCTGCCGATCCTCGTCGGCGGCAACGGCGAGCGGCGCACGCTCCGACTCGCCGCGCAGTACGCCGACGCGTGCAACATCATCGGCGGCGTCGACACCGTCGCACGCAAGGTCGCGGTGCTGCACTCCCACTGCGACGCCGTCGGCCGCGCGCGCGAAACGGTCGCGGTCACGCAGCTCTCGACCACGCTCGTCGGCCGCGACACGCACGCACTCGCGGCGAGCGTCGAGCAGCTCCGACCCCGGCGAATCAGTGCCGAGCGCTACGCCGCGACGACGAACGCGGGAACCGTGAGCGACCAGATCGGACGCTTCCGCGCGCTCGCCGACGCCGGTGTGCAGACCGCGATCGTGAGCTTCCCGGACCTCGGCACCGGCGCGCCGATCGAGTGCTTCGCCGACGTGATCGCGGCGTTCGCTCAGCGCGGCTCGGGCGCGCCCGCAAAGCGCGCCGGATCGACGGTGATGTAG
- a CDS encoding PaaI family thioesterase produces MLDDDARIDAATALRDLIHEFSARDPDDALLRSVAATARAEADALRTHPLRDRRALMRAAVGGASPAGFSDRAVGGAANPTGVELSVEFEADEVVAEVVLRRAFEGAPGRAHGGIVAAAFDDVTGFVIGMLHEPAYTGELTVRYLAPVPVDETLVMRARLDGRERRKLFISADAHAGEQAGGHLVATCRAIYITVDPARFAGAPEPR; encoded by the coding sequence ATGCTCGACGACGACGCTCGGATCGATGCCGCGACCGCGCTGCGCGACCTGATCCACGAGTTCTCCGCGCGCGATCCCGACGACGCGTTGCTGCGATCGGTCGCGGCGACGGCGCGCGCCGAGGCCGACGCGCTGCGGACCCACCCGTTGCGCGATCGCCGGGCGCTCATGCGTGCTGCCGTCGGGGGCGCCAGCCCGGCGGGTTTCAGCGACCGCGCGGTCGGCGGAGCCGCGAACCCGACGGGCGTCGAGCTGTCGGTGGAGTTCGAGGCCGACGAAGTCGTCGCCGAGGTCGTGTTGCGGCGTGCGTTCGAGGGCGCGCCCGGACGCGCGCACGGCGGCATCGTCGCCGCCGCGTTCGACGACGTGACCGGGTTCGTCATCGGGATGCTGCACGAACCCGCGTACACGGGTGAGCTCACCGTCCGCTATCTCGCGCCGGTGCCGGTCGACGAGACGTTGGTGATGCGCGCGCGCCTCGACGGGCGTGAACGGCGCAAGCTGTTCATCAGTGCCGACGCACACGCGGGCGAACAGGCCGGCGGGCACCTCGTCGCGACCTGCCGCGCGATCTACATCACCGTCGATCCGGCGCGCTTTGCGGGCGCGCCCGAGCCGCGCTGA
- a CDS encoding superoxide dismutase → MTAYTLPELPYDYAALEPHYSAKIVELHHDKHHAGYVKQANTALDDLVELRASGSPDPARLRGLEKALAFNVSGHLLHTVFWPTMSPDGGGEPEGELAAAIGDAFGSMDALRSQLNEATTSLQGSGWGVLVWEPFAGSLMVQQVYDHQSNMTPGNLPILVIDGWEHAFYLQFQTDKQGWVDSFWKMVNWPMIADRFEKARAARLPDVALAGN, encoded by the coding sequence ATGACGGCTTACACACTTCCCGAGCTTCCGTACGACTACGCCGCGCTCGAGCCGCACTATTCCGCGAAGATCGTCGAGCTCCATCACGACAAGCACCACGCGGGCTACGTGAAGCAGGCGAACACCGCGCTCGACGATCTCGTCGAGCTGCGCGCGTCGGGCTCCCCCGATCCCGCGCGTTTGCGCGGTCTCGAGAAGGCGCTCGCGTTCAACGTGTCGGGTCACCTGCTGCACACGGTGTTCTGGCCGACGATGAGCCCCGACGGTGGCGGCGAGCCCGAGGGCGAGCTCGCCGCCGCGATCGGCGACGCGTTCGGCTCGATGGACGCGCTGCGCTCGCAGCTCAACGAGGCGACGACGAGCCTGCAGGGTTCCGGTTGGGGCGTGCTCGTGTGGGAACCGTTCGCGGGTTCGCTGATGGTGCAGCAGGTGTACGACCACCAGAGCAACATGACGCCCGGCAACCTCCCGATCCTCGTCATCGACGGGTGGGAGCACGCCTTCTATCTCCAGTTCCAGACCGACAAGCAGGGTTGGGTCGACTCGTTCTGGAAGATGGTGAACTGGCCGATGATCGCCGACCGCTTCGAGAAGGCGCGTGCGGCGCGTTTGCCCGACGTCGCCCTCGCCGGCAACTAG
- a CDS encoding universal stress protein — MHVLVATDGSDLAVDAARRALPLLNPDLKLTLLNIVSDLPADTGGGIEGPVFTPEQEEELRKSETAHANESLADTERALRSGLGSAVVIDQRIETGDPAGAIVLAAGELGVDLVVVGSHGKGFVSRVLLGSVSEHVVRHAPCPVLVVRAEAPKNTDG, encoded by the coding sequence GTGCACGTGCTCGTCGCCACCGACGGGTCCGACCTCGCGGTCGATGCGGCACGGCGCGCGCTGCCGTTGCTGAACCCCGACCTGAAGCTCACGCTGTTGAACATCGTCTCCGATCTCCCGGCCGATACTGGCGGCGGCATCGAGGGACCGGTGTTCACTCCCGAGCAGGAAGAGGAGCTCCGCAAGAGCGAGACCGCGCACGCGAACGAGTCGCTCGCCGATACCGAGCGTGCGCTCCGGAGCGGGCTCGGGAGCGCCGTCGTGATCGATCAGCGCATCGAGACCGGCGATCCCGCCGGTGCGATCGTCCTTGCTGCCGGCGAGCTCGGCGTCGACCTCGTCGTCGTCGGCTCGCACGGCAAGGGCTTCGTGTCGCGCGTGCTGCTCGGTTCCGTCAGCGAGCACGTCGTGCGGCACGCGCCATGTCCGGTGCTCGTCGTGCGCGCGGAAGCGCCCAAGAACACGGACGGCTGA
- a CDS encoding TetR/AcrR family transcriptional regulator, which yields MRKAVPSMDKRAERGRATRDQLVGVATELFAQRGFDGTSIEAVLEQAGVSRGSLYHHFASKEALFAAALDAVEAHIGEETNALLATLGETDALGALRAGSLAWIRLAGDPVVQRIVLIDAPAVLGWERWRAIEEENALGTIKVVMQMAADEGRITADLVDTFAHVLLATMNELALLIARASDTQAAQRDAEKAVDEILTRLLG from the coding sequence ATGAGGAAGGCGGTCCCGTCGATGGACAAGCGGGCCGAGCGTGGGCGCGCCACACGGGACCAGCTCGTCGGCGTCGCGACCGAGCTGTTCGCGCAGCGCGGGTTCGACGGCACGTCGATCGAGGCGGTGCTCGAGCAGGCGGGCGTGAGTCGCGGCTCGCTCTATCACCACTTCGCGAGCAAGGAGGCGCTCTTCGCGGCCGCGCTCGACGCGGTGGAGGCGCACATCGGTGAAGAGACGAACGCGTTGCTCGCGACCCTCGGCGAGACGGACGCGCTCGGCGCCTTGCGCGCGGGATCGCTCGCGTGGATCCGGCTCGCCGGCGATCCGGTGGTGCAGCGCATCGTCCTCATCGACGCGCCCGCGGTCCTGGGTTGGGAGCGGTGGCGCGCGATCGAAGAGGAGAACGCGCTGGGAACGATCAAGGTCGTGATGCAGATGGCGGCCGACGAAGGTCGCATCACTGCAGACCTCGTCGACACGTTCGCGCACGTGCTCCTCGCGACCATGAACGAGCTCGCACTGTTGATCGCGCGCGCCAGCGACACGCAGGCCGCGCAGCGCGACGCCGAGAAGGCCGTCGACGAGATCCTGACCCGACTGCTCGGCTGA